From one Cucurbita pepo subsp. pepo cultivar mu-cu-16 unplaced genomic scaffold, ASM280686v2 Cp4.1_scaffold000399, whole genome shotgun sequence genomic stretch:
- the LOC111785196 gene encoding mediator of RNA polymerase II transcription subunit 20a-like, with product MEKSKQVMEEFFEVWQEAMSKSSLPGRFMHIEPNFAEYGLSDYYTSQHTAVQYANVMAQLIATVQAVQSARN from the coding sequence ATGGAGAAATCAAAACAGGTGATGGAGGAGTTTTTCGAGGTATGGCAAGAAGCCATGTCAAAAAGCTCCCTACCTGGTCGTTTCATGCACATAGAACCCAACTTTGCAGAATATGGACTGTCGGATTACTATACTTCTCAACACACAGCGGTTCAGTATGCCAATGTGATGGCCCAGCTAATCGCTACTGTGCAAGCAGTTCAATCAGCCAGAAACTAG
- the LOC111785193 gene encoding stress-response A/B barrel domain-containing protein UP3-like, whose product MLSLALRTISTLPSSSRHLRLRPNHRPSFRPFSVNMSTHTPPIEHVVLFKVKDGVDSSKVNDMLTGLNSLTSLEQVLHLTAAPVLRNCSSASNFTHLLHSRYPSKEDLSSYSAHSAHVDVVKQFVLPICDDIMAVDWVADALQGPVAAPPGSALRITFLKLKENLAEEVKNEILEVIAGLREKLGPNVQLTVGENFSPGRAKGYSIASIAIFPGPKELEAASSDPEMVELHKEKVREHLESVIVVDYVVPPAQTASL is encoded by the coding sequence ATGCTATCACTTGCACTCCGTACGATCTCCACGCTTCCTTCCAGTTCTAGGCATCTCCGCCTCCGCCCAAACCATCGCCCCTCCTTCAGGCCCTTCTCCGTCAACATGTCTACACACACTCCGCCAATCGAACACGTCGTCCTCTTCAAGGTTAAAGATGGCGTCGATTCCTCTAAGGTAAACGACATGCTCACTGGCCTCAATTCCTTAACCTCCCTTGAACAAGTCCTCCATCTCACCGCCGCCCCCGTCCTCCGCAACTGCTCCTCCGCCTCCAACTTCACTCACCTCCTTCATAGCCGCTACCCTTCCAAGGAGGATCTCTCCAGCTACTCCGCCCACTCCGCCCACGTGGACGTTGTCAAGCAATTTGTTCTTCCTATCTGCGATGACATCATGGCCGTCGATTGGGTCGCCGATGCTTTGCAAGGCCCCGTCGCCGCACCTCCTGGCTCTGCCCTTAGAATCACCTTCCTCAAACTCAAGGAGAATCTGGCGGAGGAAGTTAAGAACGAGATCTTGGAGGTCATCGCAGGTCTGAGGGAGAAATTGGGGCCCAATGTCCAGTTGACGGTGGGCGAGAACTTTTCCCCGGGCAGAGCCAAGGGGTATTCGATCGCTTCGATTGCCATTTTCCCGGGGCCGAAGGAGTTGGAAGCGGCGTCTTCAGACCCAGAAATGGTTGAATTGCATAAAGAGAAGGTCAGGGAGCATTTGGAGAGTGTGATTGTGGTGGATTACGTGGTTCCGCCGGCGCAAACCGCGAGTCTCTAA